The Haloprofundus salinisoli region GTAGGCGGTGAGAAGCTTCTGTTGGCTACGGCGGAGGTGTTCGTGGAACGTCGGCGGCGACACGCCGAGCGCCTCGGCGACTTCCTCGGCGGTGCTGCCGCGGGGCCACTCGAAGAACCCCGCCAGAAACGCCGTCTCCAGCACCTCCTTCTGTCGTTCGGTCAGCGCCTCGTCCAGTGAGTTGCGGAACTCGACGCCGCGGCCGTTCGTGCGCTCGCGTTCGCGCTGGGCGCGGAGCGAGACGTTGGGAAAGCGGTGCTGGAGCGCTGTGACGACGGCGCGAACGTCGGCGACCGCGGGCAGTTCTATGGTCATACTCCCGTCCTCGCCGTCGGCGCGCGCCTCTCTGAGCACGCCGCCGAGGTCGGCGACGACGGACGCGATAGTGGTCTCCGACGGCGTCAGCCGGAGAATCGCTTCGTCGTCGTACTCGGCGACGACGACGGCGTCGCCGCCGGCCTCGCGGGCGGCCGCGACGACGGTTTCGGAGTCCGCGCCATCGACGGCGACGAACTCCGAGAGCGACCCGTCGTCGGCCGTGACGACGCCTTCGACGGAGAGCGAGGCATCCGCGTCGGCGGCGACGGTGAGAAAGAACGGCCCGGGGGCGGTCACGTCGAATTTGAGTTCGACGACCGAGTCGCTGACGAGCGCGTTCCGCTTCTCGACGGCGTTTATCGCGTAGCCGATGGTCTCGCCGAGCTCTCGCAGCACCGCGATTGCGTCCTCCTCGAACGCCGTCGAGCGAGTCGCGTACAGGCAGAGCACGCCGTAACTCGCGTCGCGGTAGACGAGCGGAACCGCCGCGGCCGAATCGAGTCCGCGTCCGGCGGCCGTCGCCTCCGGGTCGAACGCGTCGTCGCTGACCGCGTCGGCGACGCAGACCTCGCCCGTCTCGATCGCTTCCAGCGCCAGCTTACCCTCGGCGTCGATCTCCTCGGGGGGCGCGTCGTCGAACCCGCGACCGCTGGCCCACGTTCGAGCACCGACCGACTCGCCGTCGTACCCGAGTTCGCCGATCCACGCGAACCGGTAGGGACGCTCTCCGGCGAGATGGCTGCAGACCTCCCGCTCTATCTCCTCGCGGGTCGACGCCCGGACGAGCGCCTCGTTGACCTCCCGGATGACGGCGTTGATTCGGTTCAGCGACTCGACGCGGCTGGTCTGTCGTTGGAGCGCCTCGATGCGGCGCTTTCGCTCGGTGATGTCGCGGCCGATACCCGAGATGCCGACGGGGACGCCGTTCTCGTCGTGGAGCAACGCGCCCGTGAACTCGTAGGGGATGCGCTCGCCGTCTGCGCTGAGAAGCGACGCC contains the following coding sequences:
- a CDS encoding bacterio-opsin activator domain-containing protein: MQRQGVDGEASALLDSAIDTLTDVFFLFDLDGRFLQWNSRLREVTGHTDDEIEQMVPLDFVAPEDGAAISEAIVRVIEEGTAQAEASLLSADGERIPYEFTGALLHDENGVPVGISGIGRDITERKRRIEALQRQTSRVESLNRINAVIREVNEALVRASTREEIEREVCSHLAGERPYRFAWIGELGYDGESVGARTWASGRGFDDAPPEEIDAEGKLALEAIETGEVCVADAVSDDAFDPEATAAGRGLDSAAAVPLVYRDASYGVLCLYATRSTAFEEDAIAVLRELGETIGYAINAVEKRNALVSDSVVELKFDVTAPGPFFLTVAADADASLSVEGVVTADDGSLSEFVAVDGADSETVVAAAREAGGDAVVVAEYDDEAILRLTPSETTIASVVADLGGVLREARADGEDGSMTIELPAVADVRAVVTALQHRFPNVSLRAQRERERTNGRGVEFRNSLDEALTERQKEVLETAFLAGFFEWPRGSTAEEVAEALGVSPPTFHEHLRRSQQKLLTAYFDGVSQNVG